The Desmospora profundinema genome includes a region encoding these proteins:
- a CDS encoding ABC transporter ATP-binding protein, with translation MKLQAEKITLTIAKNRLLDEVGIQVEPGEFVGLIGPNGSGKSTLIKTIYQHLRPDAGWISLDERDLSTLSSRQTAQAMSVVRQESADGGEFTVREIVMMGRYPYKRFLEGDTEKDWEIVVDALDQVGMTRLADQPFMKCSGGEKQRVLIARSLAQQADFLILDEPTNHLDIRYQLQIMDLISEIGVTALAALHDLNIAAAYCDRLFVIESGRMVASGRPEQVLCPELLREVFGVEAEVERHRRTGKIHVLFLSDRPEKSLRA, from the coding sequence ATGAAGCTACAAGCAGAAAAAATAACCCTCACCATCGCCAAAAATCGGCTGTTGGACGAAGTGGGGATCCAAGTGGAGCCAGGGGAGTTCGTCGGTTTGATCGGTCCTAACGGTAGCGGGAAATCCACCTTGATTAAAACGATTTATCAGCATTTGCGGCCGGACGCGGGCTGGATCTCCCTGGATGAACGGGATCTATCGACTCTTTCCTCCCGACAGACCGCCCAAGCGATGAGCGTCGTCCGGCAGGAATCGGCTGACGGGGGTGAGTTTACGGTACGAGAGATTGTGATGATGGGCCGATATCCGTACAAGCGTTTCCTAGAGGGGGACACAGAAAAAGACTGGGAGATCGTGGTTGATGCTCTGGATCAAGTGGGTATGACTCGGTTGGCCGATCAACCCTTTATGAAGTGTTCCGGCGGTGAGAAACAGCGGGTGTTGATCGCCCGATCCCTGGCTCAACAAGCCGACTTTCTAATCCTGGACGAGCCGACCAACCATCTGGATATACGCTATCAGCTACAGATCATGGATCTGATCTCCGAAATCGGCGTAACCGCGTTAGCCGCGTTGCACGATCTGAATATCGCCGCCGCTTACTGTGACCGGCTATTTGTGATCGAATCGGGCAGAATGGTCGCTTCGGGCAGGCCGGAACAGGTACTCTGCCCCGAGTTGTTGCGCGAAGTGTTCGGGGTGGAGGCGGAAGTGGAACGCCATCGCCGGACGGGGAAGATCCATGTGTTGTTTTTGTCGGACAGGCCAGAAAAAAGCTTAAGAGCGTAG
- a CDS encoding ABC transporter permease subunit, which yields MTSASSSKALWWKEWRQNRWSWMILFVIVTWLPVGKTVLKAVLNEPFVAEIYGGLPREVAWSYEVGAVLSREPVMLDNGFTFQDPPLIELAPFAVLVFGAWIVSRERMPDTTSVLASMPYTRGQILMAKVSFGSLSILAMTSFSLLFTWIIPFFFPAVYHPLTAVEWFLYVTPILLAAFALGVFAASWTANPVVAIGVSIGLMLFPVIIRRFVLEWLHIPSLHEEMAALQYHLLLPDLLNRYQWNEITWIIPPTLLFIGGILILSARALFQRNDLENNGGVVAIGHVRQWLSALVPILAGLCVLSLYIGPFDGRSPWWALGLMSTGTAITWYVIKAAVLRLKAPSSDKGGIR from the coding sequence ATGACTTCCGCCAGCTCGTCTAAGGCTTTATGGTGGAAGGAGTGGCGGCAGAACCGATGGTCATGGATGATCTTGTTTGTAATCGTGACCTGGCTGCCCGTCGGCAAAACGGTGTTGAAAGCCGTGCTGAACGAACCGTTTGTTGCCGAAATCTATGGCGGTCTCCCTCGTGAAGTGGCGTGGTCCTATGAAGTGGGTGCCGTCTTGTCACGAGAGCCTGTCATGTTAGACAACGGCTTCACCTTTCAGGATCCGCCCCTGATAGAATTGGCCCCTTTTGCCGTTTTAGTGTTTGGGGCCTGGATCGTTTCACGGGAGCGAATGCCTGACACAACATCCGTATTGGCTTCCATGCCATACACCCGGGGACAAATCCTCATGGCCAAAGTGAGCTTTGGGAGCTTGTCCATCCTCGCTATGACATCGTTCAGTTTATTATTTACATGGATCATTCCTTTCTTTTTCCCTGCGGTGTATCATCCCCTCACCGCCGTAGAGTGGTTTTTGTATGTGACCCCGATTTTATTGGCGGCGTTCGCACTGGGGGTGTTTGCTGCCAGTTGGACCGCTAACCCGGTGGTAGCCATCGGGGTCTCCATCGGCCTGATGCTGTTCCCGGTCATCATTCGGCGGTTCGTATTGGAATGGTTACATATCCCGTCTTTGCATGAGGAGATGGCGGCACTTCAGTATCACCTGCTGTTACCGGATCTATTGAATCGATACCAATGGAACGAAATCACATGGATCATCCCGCCAACCCTGCTTTTCATCGGGGGGATCCTCATTCTCTCCGCTCGTGCCCTGTTCCAACGAAACGACCTGGAGAACAATGGGGGAGTAGTTGCCATCGGGCACGTTCGACAATGGCTGTCCGCCTTGGTTCCCATCCTGGCGGGACTGTGTGTACTCTCCCTTTACATCGGTCCCTTTGATGGACGAAGCCCGTGGTGGGCACTCGGATTGATGTCAACAGGTACAGCCATCACTTGGTATGTGATTAAGGCGGCAGTCCTCAGACTGAAGGCCCCATCATCCGATAAGGGAGGGATTCGATGA
- a CDS encoding FecCD family ABC transporter permease gives MRVRPKLETHFPLIVAGLLLTLFISVTASVMIGPISIPPQIIWKIAFSHIPGVGGWIEPDWSKARETIIWEIRFPRVLLGVLVGAGLAVVGAAMQALFKNALVDPFIMGVSSGASVGATLVILMGAFSVFGMYALSIAAFLGALTAITFVLVLSQVQGRATPIRMLLTGIAVSAIGSAVTNLIIALAKNEAGIRDALFWLFGSLTGAKWEYLKIPGLVVVMGGLLLISQYRPLNAMLMGEETAGTLGVNTHRFRIFIIVLSALLTGVIVSVSGVIGFVGLMIPHMVRPVIGSDHRRLLPVSALWGAIFVVWVDVLARMIIAPEELPIGIVTALCGGPFFLWIMRRNLYSFGGDGR, from the coding sequence ATGCGCGTACGGCCAAAGTTGGAAACGCACTTCCCACTGATCGTGGCGGGACTGTTACTGACGCTGTTCATTTCTGTCACTGCATCGGTGATGATCGGGCCCATTTCAATTCCGCCGCAGATCATCTGGAAAATCGCTTTTTCCCATATTCCCGGGGTCGGCGGCTGGATCGAACCGGACTGGTCCAAGGCGAGAGAGACGATTATCTGGGAGATCCGTTTCCCCCGTGTACTGCTGGGGGTACTGGTCGGTGCCGGGCTGGCGGTGGTGGGGGCTGCGATGCAGGCATTATTCAAAAATGCGCTGGTCGATCCCTTTATCATGGGAGTATCCTCAGGTGCTTCTGTGGGAGCGACCCTGGTGATCCTGATGGGTGCCTTCAGCGTCTTCGGCATGTACGCCCTTTCCATCGCCGCCTTTCTCGGCGCATTGACCGCTATCACGTTTGTGCTTGTGCTGTCCCAGGTGCAGGGGCGTGCGACTCCCATCCGCATGTTGTTGACCGGGATCGCCGTCTCTGCCATCGGTTCGGCGGTCACCAATTTGATCATCGCCCTCGCTAAGAATGAAGCAGGCATCCGGGATGCGCTGTTCTGGCTGTTTGGTAGCTTGACCGGCGCCAAGTGGGAGTATCTAAAGATTCCGGGGCTGGTTGTGGTCATGGGGGGGCTTCTGTTGATTTCCCAATATCGCCCGCTTAACGCGATGCTGATGGGGGAAGAGACGGCTGGTACCCTCGGCGTCAACACCCATCGATTTCGTATCTTCATCATCGTCTTGTCAGCGCTCCTGACGGGGGTGATCGTATCAGTCAGCGGGGTGATCGGCTTTGTTGGTCTGATGATCCCGCATATGGTCCGGCCCGTCATTGGTTCAGATCACCGCCGTCTCCTGCCTGTCAGCGCCCTTTGGGGAGCGATTTTCGTTGTGTGGGTGGACGTGCTGGCCCGTATGATCATCGCTCCGGAAGAACTGCCGATCGGGATCGTCACCGCCTTGTGTGGGGGCCCCTTCTTTCTGTGGATCATGCGTCGCAATCTGTATTCCTTTGGAGGGGATGGTCGATGA
- a CDS encoding GntR family transcriptional regulator: MWFDIDPRQDTPLYQQLVQNVKAAIAKGVLSEGDRLPSVRDLAGMIHVNPNTIAKSYRELEREGIIETLRGRGTFVAVQSIQGSREEKKAMLKEKLQPILVEAHYLDIDEEEMAAFIEEIIRDWYRERRKGS, from the coding sequence ATGTGGTTTGACATCGATCCCCGTCAAGACACCCCGCTCTATCAACAGCTCGTTCAAAACGTCAAAGCGGCGATCGCCAAAGGAGTTCTGTCGGAAGGGGATCGCCTGCCCTCCGTCCGTGATTTGGCGGGAATGATCCACGTCAACCCCAACACCATCGCCAAATCATACCGGGAACTGGAACGGGAGGGAATCATAGAAACCCTGCGCGGCCGAGGTACATTTGTCGCCGTCCAATCCATCCAAGGAAGCCGGGAGGAGAAAAAAGCGATGTTAAAGGAAAAGTTGCAACCCATCCTCGTAGAGGCTCATTACTTGGATATCGATGAAGAGGAGATGGCGGCGTTCATCGAGGAAATCATCCGGGATTGGTACCGGGAGAGGAGGAAGGGCTCGTGA
- a CDS encoding response regulator transcription factor codes for MRILLIEDDRLLLESLQRILATEFEVETAASGDEGLYLAEQNIYDVIVLDIMLPGMSGLDILTNLRKQGIEVPVLLLTARDSVEDKVTGLERGADDYLVKPFAMPELLARVRALLRRNGSLKQAGVLQYRSIQLRLKEQEGYVDGLPLQLTVKEFTMLEYLVQNAEQILTREQLYDRVWGFDAVTSLSIVELYVHYLRKKLSKHGLNEIIHTIRGVGYMLKEDD; via the coding sequence ATGAGGATTTTGCTTATCGAAGACGACCGGCTTCTGTTGGAGTCGCTGCAGCGGATTTTGGCGACCGAATTTGAAGTGGAGACGGCCGCTTCCGGGGATGAAGGGTTATATTTGGCGGAGCAGAACATCTATGATGTCATCGTTCTCGATATCATGCTGCCGGGGATGAGCGGCTTGGATATTCTGACGAACCTACGCAAACAGGGAATCGAGGTTCCGGTTTTGTTGTTGACTGCCAGGGACAGTGTGGAAGACAAGGTGACCGGGTTGGAGCGGGGGGCGGATGATTACTTGGTGAAACCCTTTGCCATGCCGGAGTTGCTGGCGAGGGTACGCGCTCTTTTGCGCCGAAACGGCAGCCTGAAACAGGCGGGGGTTCTGCAATACCGGTCCATCCAGCTGCGTCTAAAAGAGCAGGAAGGGTATGTGGACGGTTTGCCGCTTCAGCTGACGGTAAAAGAGTTTACGATGCTGGAGTATTTGGTGCAAAATGCGGAACAGATTCTGACACGGGAGCAATTGTATGACCGGGTATGGGGGTTTGATGCGGTCACTTCTCTCTCCATCGTGGAATTGTATGTCCATTACCTGCGAAAAAAATTATCCAAACACGGCTTAAACGAAATCATCCACACGATCCGTGGAGTGGGCTATATGTTAAAGGAAGACGATTGA
- a CDS encoding ABC transporter ATP-binding protein, whose translation MSEWTVETVHLTKTYQGHPAVDQLNLQVGQGSIFGLLGPNGAGKSTLIRMLMGSVLPTSGEARLFGSPVSEATAHLRQRVGYVPDQPIFYPFFQVEELLTLYAKTYEAWDEKRCRQWIDQFGIPLKKRTRSLSKGMKMQLALILALSIRPRLLILDEPTSGLDAVMKQQVYRLILDEVAAEGITVLLATHHLSELERIADHVAVMYKGNILWSRPLDELKAQSRKIQVVFPKGIPPEVEQWPELLHAEAHGSVHNLIVDGDIQQTMKKLKTFQPVYMESLPLTLEEIFIHHTEKEGYGHDFRQLV comes from the coding sequence GTGAGTGAATGGACCGTAGAAACCGTCCATCTGACCAAAACGTATCAGGGCCATCCGGCGGTGGACCAACTAAACCTGCAGGTGGGGCAAGGGAGTATATTCGGTCTACTGGGCCCCAACGGTGCCGGTAAGAGCACCTTGATCCGCATGCTGATGGGGTCCGTCCTCCCTACATCCGGCGAAGCACGCCTGTTTGGATCCCCTGTTTCGGAGGCGACGGCCCATCTGCGTCAACGGGTGGGATATGTGCCGGACCAGCCTATCTTTTATCCATTTTTCCAAGTGGAGGAACTGCTCACCTTATACGCCAAAACCTACGAAGCATGGGACGAGAAACGATGCCGCCAATGGATCGACCAATTCGGTATTCCGCTGAAAAAGAGGACCCGCTCCCTGTCCAAAGGGATGAAAATGCAGCTGGCACTCATCCTGGCTTTGTCGATCCGGCCGCGCCTGCTGATCTTGGACGAACCCACCAGCGGCCTGGATGCGGTCATGAAGCAACAGGTGTATCGGCTCATTTTGGATGAGGTGGCCGCCGAAGGCATCACTGTCTTATTGGCTACCCATCATCTGTCCGAACTGGAACGCATCGCCGACCATGTGGCCGTGATGTATAAAGGGAATATTCTTTGGTCCCGGCCGTTGGATGAATTGAAAGCCCAGTCCCGCAAAATCCAGGTCGTTTTTCCCAAAGGAATACCCCCGGAGGTGGAACAATGGCCGGAGTTGCTCCACGCCGAAGCCCATGGAAGTGTCCACAATCTCATCGTCGACGGCGACATCCAGCAGACGATGAAAAAGCTGAAAACCTTTCAACCGGTGTATATGGAAAGCCTCCCGCTCACCTTGGAAGAAATCTTTATCCATCACACGGAAAAGGAGGGCTACGGCCATGACTTCCGCCAGCTCGTCTAA
- a CDS encoding thioredoxin domain-containing protein, with amino-acid sequence MSEPNRLIEEKSPYLLQHAHNPVDWYPWSEEAFEKARKEDKPVFLSIGYSTCHWCHVMERESFEDEEVAELLNREFVSVKVDREERPDVDHLYMSVCQALTGHGGWPLTVILTPEQKPFFAGTYFPKENRMGHRGLMEILERIAQAWKQERVKIEDVGHQITDALQTQLTEMEGGELSPEIIGEGFQQFQSTFDDRYGGFGSAPKFPRPHDFLFLLRYWREQGEPKALAMVEHTLEAMRRGGIFDHIGFGFARYSVDEKWLVPHFEKMLYDNALLALAYLEAYQATGKERYAQVAQEIFAYVLRDMTDAKGGFYSAEDADSEGEEGKFYVWTPEEIHEVLGEEKGARFCDSFDITAGGNFEEKSIPNQIGIDLAEVASRHGMEKRELAIELENARQQLFQVREKRIHPHKDDKILTSWNGLMIAALARGARVLGDESYRQAAERAVSFLLNELTREDGRLLARYRDGEAAIPAYLDDYANLTWGLLELYEATFDAVHLETALELTESMLDLFGDDGEGGLFFTGKDAERLLARNKEVYDGATPSGNAVAAFNLVRIAHLTGSTEWRERSDRQLKAFGGTVKRSPTAFSFFLTALQGALGTSREIVIAGRKGDPATREMLQAVQQAYLPEAVLLFRSEGETETLDRIAPFTKEQNPVEGRPTAYVCQNQACRQPVHTVDELKNQLDTK; translated from the coding sequence ATGAGTGAACCGAACCGTCTGATCGAGGAAAAATCGCCGTATTTACTTCAGCATGCCCACAACCCGGTGGATTGGTATCCATGGAGTGAGGAGGCGTTTGAAAAAGCGAGGAAGGAAGACAAGCCTGTCTTTCTGTCGATCGGTTATTCCACCTGTCACTGGTGTCATGTGATGGAACGGGAATCCTTTGAGGATGAGGAAGTGGCGGAGCTGTTGAATCGGGAGTTCGTTTCCGTCAAAGTGGATCGGGAGGAACGTCCGGATGTGGATCATTTGTATATGTCGGTGTGTCAGGCGTTGACAGGGCACGGGGGATGGCCGTTGACGGTGATCCTGACACCGGAGCAGAAGCCATTTTTTGCTGGGACGTATTTTCCAAAGGAAAACCGAATGGGTCACCGCGGGCTGATGGAGATCCTGGAACGGATCGCCCAAGCGTGGAAACAGGAGCGGGTGAAGATAGAGGACGTGGGCCATCAGATCACCGATGCGTTGCAGACGCAGTTGACGGAGATGGAGGGAGGGGAGCTGTCACCGGAGATCATCGGGGAAGGGTTTCAGCAATTTCAATCCACCTTTGATGATCGTTATGGTGGATTCGGATCAGCTCCGAAATTTCCCCGCCCACACGACTTCCTGTTTTTACTCAGATATTGGCGGGAACAGGGAGAGCCCAAAGCGTTGGCGATGGTGGAACATACCCTGGAAGCGATGCGGCGGGGCGGGATATTTGATCATATCGGGTTTGGCTTCGCACGTTATTCGGTAGATGAGAAGTGGCTGGTTCCCCATTTCGAAAAGATGCTGTATGACAACGCACTGTTGGCTCTGGCTTACCTGGAGGCATACCAAGCGACGGGAAAAGAAAGGTATGCGCAGGTGGCCCAGGAGATTTTCGCTTATGTGTTGCGGGATATGACGGACGCGAAGGGCGGCTTCTATTCCGCCGAGGATGCCGATTCGGAAGGGGAGGAGGGGAAATTTTACGTCTGGACCCCCGAAGAAATCCATGAGGTGTTGGGGGAGGAAAAAGGAGCACGTTTTTGTGACAGCTTTGATATCACAGCTGGCGGCAACTTCGAGGAAAAAAGCATCCCCAACCAAATCGGGATCGATCTGGCGGAAGTCGCTTCCCGGCACGGTATGGAGAAAAGGGAGCTGGCAATTGAGTTGGAAAACGCCCGGCAGCAGCTGTTCCAAGTCCGGGAAAAGCGGATTCATCCCCATAAGGATGACAAGATTTTAACCTCCTGGAACGGACTCATGATCGCCGCACTGGCCCGGGGGGCACGGGTGCTGGGGGATGAAAGCTATCGTCAGGCGGCGGAGCGGGCCGTTTCCTTTCTCTTAAATGAGCTGACCCGGGAAGATGGGCGGCTGCTCGCCCGGTACCGGGACGGAGAGGCGGCCATTCCCGCCTACTTGGATGATTACGCCAATCTGACGTGGGGATTGCTGGAGCTATATGAGGCCACTTTCGACGCTGTTCATCTGGAAACGGCATTGGAACTGACGGAGTCGATGTTGGACCTCTTCGGTGATGATGGGGAAGGCGGTTTGTTTTTCACCGGAAAGGACGCAGAGCGACTGCTCGCCCGCAATAAGGAAGTGTACGACGGGGCGACCCCCTCCGGAAATGCGGTGGCGGCTTTCAACCTGGTGCGGATCGCCCATCTCACCGGCTCCACCGAGTGGAGGGAACGGTCCGACAGGCAACTGAAAGCTTTCGGCGGGACGGTGAAACGTTCTCCGACGGCGTTCTCCTTTTTCCTAACGGCGTTGCAGGGAGCGTTGGGAACCTCCCGCGAGATCGTGATTGCTGGGCGTAAAGGCGATCCTGCTACACGGGAGATGCTCCAAGCGGTTCAACAGGCTTATCTCCCGGAGGCGGTGCTGTTGTTCCGTTCGGAGGGAGAAACGGAAACCCTCGACCGGATTGCCCCGTTTACAAAAGAACAGAATCCGGTGGAAGGACGGCCCACGGCCTATGTGTGCCAAAACCAAGCCTGCCGTCAGCCGGTCCATACAGTGGACGAGTTAAAAAATCAACTGGATACGAAATAA
- a CDS encoding protein adenylyltransferase SelO, protein MTVKKTVIDAGWNIDNSYARLPKSLFSSLSPNPVRSPKLVIVNESLATSLGLDPQALQSSAGVAVLAGNQIPDGAEPLAQAYAGHQFGHFTMLGDGRALLIGEQITPQGERFDIQLKGSGRTPYSRQGDGRAALGPMLREYLISEAMHTLGIPTTRSLAVVTTGESVIRETELPGAVLTRVAASHLRVGTFQYIAKWGALDELRILADYTLKRHFPEADENRYLFLLQQVIKRQAVLIAKWQLVGFIHGVMNTDNMALSGETIDYGPCAFMDVYDPATVFSSIDIRGRYSYGNQPRIAVWNLARFAETLLPLLHTDADEAVKLAKDTLSDFAELYDRYWLNGMRAKLGLFNEEPQDRSLIEDLLSMMERHRADYTNTFRALTFDELEDMVLFDTPEFVKWYERWQERLERQQEPKDASHELMRNSNPAVIPRNHRVEEALEAAVEQGDYRVMERFLDVLSNPYAHSPEQEDYTTPPAPSTTPYRTFCGT, encoded by the coding sequence ATGACAGTAAAAAAAACAGTCATTGACGCAGGCTGGAATATCGACAATAGTTATGCTCGTTTGCCGAAATCGCTTTTTTCCAGTCTCAGCCCGAACCCTGTGCGCTCTCCGAAGTTGGTGATTGTAAATGAGTCTCTGGCAACATCTCTGGGATTGGATCCGCAAGCGTTGCAGAGCAGTGCTGGTGTAGCGGTGCTTGCCGGCAATCAGATTCCCGACGGAGCTGAGCCGCTTGCTCAAGCTTATGCAGGGCATCAGTTCGGGCATTTTACCATGCTAGGGGATGGCCGGGCACTGCTGATCGGTGAACAGATCACTCCTCAGGGTGAACGATTTGATATTCAGCTGAAGGGTTCAGGCAGAACACCATACTCACGCCAGGGTGATGGTCGAGCGGCACTAGGGCCGATGCTGCGAGAATACCTGATCAGTGAAGCCATGCATACTCTTGGTATTCCTACCACTCGCAGCTTGGCGGTGGTGACAACCGGTGAGTCTGTAATCCGTGAAACGGAGTTACCCGGTGCCGTTCTGACTCGTGTGGCTGCCAGTCACTTGCGTGTCGGCACCTTCCAATACATAGCAAAATGGGGCGCGCTTGATGAACTTCGCATCTTAGCCGATTATACTTTGAAAAGACATTTTCCAGAAGCGGATGAGAACCGCTATCTTTTCCTCCTTCAGCAGGTCATCAAGCGGCAGGCTGTGCTCATTGCCAAATGGCAGCTCGTCGGTTTTATTCATGGGGTGATGAACACCGACAACATGGCGCTTAGCGGTGAAACCATCGATTATGGTCCTTGCGCGTTCATGGATGTCTACGACCCGGCAACGGTTTTCAGTTCCATTGATATTCGCGGCCGCTACTCCTATGGCAATCAGCCGCGTATTGCCGTGTGGAATCTTGCCAGATTTGCCGAAACATTATTGCCTCTGCTACACACCGACGCGGATGAGGCGGTTAAATTGGCCAAAGATACCCTTTCCGATTTTGCCGAGTTATATGACCGTTATTGGCTCAACGGAATGAGGGCAAAACTTGGCCTGTTTAATGAAGAGCCACAGGATCGATCCCTTATTGAAGACCTCCTCAGTATGATGGAGAGGCATCGTGCAGATTACACCAATACGTTCCGCGCGCTAACTTTTGATGAGTTGGAGGATATGGTTCTGTTTGATACGCCGGAATTTGTTAAGTGGTATGAGCGATGGCAGGAGAGATTAGAAAGGCAACAGGAACCAAAAGACGCCTCACATGAATTGATGCGGAACAGTAATCCCGCGGTCATCCCTCGCAACCACCGGGTGGAAGAAGCCCTGGAAGCTGCGGTTGAACAGGGAGACTACCGTGTGATGGAACGGTTTCTTGATGTACTTTCGAACCCGTATGCGCACTCCCCGGAACAAGAGGATTACACCACACCGCCTGCACCATCCACGACACCTTATCGAACGTTTTGTGGTACGTGA
- a CDS encoding sensor histidine kinase — MFRRTQMRLTLQNAAVFLLMVSILGSSLYWYMEKQSYDKIDRSLLLSAQLEEARLLGVDLPAERTLDPLVGQIIWDEKHRVVYSRIPAAFLEKIEQMYPSKADGKVHTLQVEGFTFRSLAISIETPHGVWVVQSIRNIDAEIMTLQAMRTNIIIGCILAAMVALVAGYLLARRALVPIRQSWEAQQQFVADASHELRTPLSVIQMRTELLLKNPEQTVRENSDDISVIYRETRRIRKLVADLLTLARSDSNQLQLDRQLFRLDDLAQEVSLYFTELAELDGLSFGTRIDPNLWCKGDRERIHQLLVILLDNALTYTSDGGSVQFSCYKKGHTLIMEVADTGAGIAEKDLPRIFDRFYRGDQARNRAKGGTGLGLSIAKWIVDEHRGQLSVASVPDKGTAFTVKLTAAAGKTE; from the coding sequence ATGTTCCGTCGAACGCAGATGCGGTTAACCTTGCAAAACGCCGCTGTTTTTTTGCTGATGGTCAGTATCTTGGGTTCCTCTCTCTATTGGTATATGGAAAAACAGTCCTATGATAAAATCGATCGTTCTCTGTTGCTGAGTGCTCAGTTGGAGGAAGCACGACTGTTGGGAGTCGATCTGCCTGCTGAAAGAACACTGGATCCCCTCGTCGGGCAAATCATCTGGGATGAAAAGCACAGGGTGGTCTACAGCCGTATACCGGCGGCGTTCTTGGAAAAAATCGAACAGATGTATCCTTCAAAGGCGGACGGAAAGGTTCACACCCTTCAAGTGGAAGGATTTACGTTTCGTTCGCTGGCCATTTCGATTGAAACTCCCCACGGCGTTTGGGTGGTTCAATCCATACGCAATATCGATGCCGAAATCATGACCCTGCAAGCGATGCGCACCAATATCATCATCGGTTGCATCCTGGCGGCGATGGTGGCATTGGTGGCGGGGTATCTGCTCGCCCGGCGCGCCTTGGTGCCTATTCGTCAATCGTGGGAAGCCCAGCAGCAGTTCGTCGCTGATGCTTCCCATGAGCTGCGGACGCCCCTCTCCGTTATTCAGATGAGAACGGAGTTGTTATTAAAAAACCCCGAGCAGACGGTGCGGGAAAACAGCGACGACATTTCCGTCATCTATCGGGAGACTCGACGGATTCGAAAACTGGTGGCCGATCTTCTTACACTGGCACGAAGCGATTCCAACCAACTGCAACTGGATCGACAGTTGTTCCGATTGGATGATTTGGCTCAGGAAGTTTCTCTCTACTTTACAGAACTGGCGGAACTGGACGGCCTCTCCTTTGGCACCCGGATTGACCCGAATCTGTGGTGCAAGGGAGATCGGGAACGGATTCATCAGCTGCTCGTCATCTTGCTGGATAACGCGTTGACTTACACTTCAGACGGGGGAAGCGTTCAATTTTCCTGTTACAAAAAGGGACATACGCTGATCATGGAAGTGGCGGATACGGGTGCGGGGATTGCGGAGAAAGATCTGCCACGGATTTTTGACCGGTTTTATCGGGGGGATCAGGCGAGAAATCGTGCAAAAGGCGGGACGGGACTGGGCTTAAGCATTGCCAAATGGATTGTGGATGAGCATAGGGGTCAACTTTCTGTTGCAAGCGTCCCCGATAAAGGGACGGCGTTTACGGTGAAACTGACGGCTGCAGCGGGAAAAACCGAATAA
- a CDS encoding ABC transporter substrate-binding protein, with amino-acid sequence MFRSFSAGTGRQILRGAREEKRASLLFKARVFSSFLVVAVLVTACGRGAEPGGGEGTLSSGERVTVDSMGQELEFTAVPQRAVSLDQNTTENMLALGLEEYMVGTAYMNDQILPEYKRAYEKVPVLAERYPSLEALLSVDPDFVYGQIYSFNEKRLATVESYTDKGIAAYVTKGNYVKGRPTMDDVYADFRNLGRIFRVESRAQNLIEQMKERIDQVQKRVGRQSEPVKVLVYDSGKNGLYTAGRSLETELIRLAGGENVFGDLDKDWAQVSWEEVVKRRPEVIVVNDYGKQSADEKIKEILDNSKLKGTPAVQNKRFVVIPLTGAFEGVRNADTVETLAKGFYPEKFEP; translated from the coding sequence TTGTTCCGTTCTTTTAGCGCTGGCACGGGCCGGCAGATTTTGAGAGGGGCAAGGGAGGAGAAGAGAGCAAGCCTGCTTTTTAAGGCGCGTGTTTTCTCTTCGTTCCTTGTTGTCGCAGTACTGGTGACAGCCTGCGGTCGAGGGGCGGAGCCCGGTGGTGGGGAGGGGACTCTTTCTTCCGGTGAGAGGGTAACCGTTGACAGCATGGGCCAGGAGCTGGAGTTCACCGCAGTTCCACAGCGGGCGGTCAGTCTGGATCAAAATACGACGGAAAACATGCTGGCGCTGGGTCTGGAAGAATATATGGTAGGAACGGCGTATATGAATGATCAGATCCTTCCTGAGTATAAAAGGGCATATGAAAAAGTTCCCGTGTTGGCGGAGCGCTACCCATCCCTAGAAGCCCTGTTATCGGTGGATCCCGACTTTGTATACGGCCAGATCTACTCTTTCAATGAAAAGAGATTGGCTACAGTGGAAAGTTATACGGACAAAGGGATTGCGGCTTATGTCACCAAAGGAAATTACGTAAAGGGCCGACCGACCATGGATGACGTGTACGCCGACTTCCGTAATCTGGGCCGGATCTTTCGCGTGGAATCCCGGGCGCAAAACCTGATCGAACAGATGAAAGAGAGGATCGACCAAGTACAAAAGAGGGTGGGCCGGCAGAGTGAGCCGGTCAAAGTGTTGGTATACGACAGCGGAAAAAACGGTCTCTACACCGCGGGGCGCTCCCTTGAAACCGAATTGATCCGCCTCGCCGGAGGGGAGAATGTATTTGGCGACTTGGATAAAGACTGGGCGCAAGTGAGTTGGGAAGAAGTGGTGAAGCGTAGGCCGGAAGTGATTGTAGTCAACGATTACGGCAAGCAATCCGCCGATGAAAAGATCAAAGAGATTCTGGACAATTCCAAGTTAAAAGGAACGCCGGCGGTCCAAAATAAACGGTTTGTCGTGATTCCCTTAACCGGTGCTTTTGAGGGGGTGCGGAACGCCGATACGGTGGAAACCCTCGCCAAGGGATTTTATCCCGAAAAATTTGAGCCTTAA